atgattaaaattgtagatttttgcattctttgtaagtgggcaaacctgcaaaatcagcaaggggtcaaatacttatttcccccactgtataaatgtaatgaattattattattattattactgcagGAAAAAGGGAACCAACAAAACAGTCTGCAGCCTGATACACAAAACCCACAAGTTATTAATAGTTAAGAACTATGAAGCTATGTTAATACGATAGCAGtaatacagtaggcctatttcTTGGCAGATGTTTTGAATTTACCAATGACAGCCTATCTTCAGCAAGTATCCCAGTAAGCCATTCCACTGAACCCACTTGCACTATACATAACTGTGAAACTGGGACAtctaaatggaatgcagccatcatatTAGTTTTAACTGTATTTTTTCTGCTATGACAGATCTAAGTGTCTGTAGTGGGAGAGGCCTACAGTCTATAGGAGTAACTTTTAGATGAAAATGACGTGTTTTAATTAAAGGCATGATGCGTCTGCTTTTGTTCATTTCAAGCACACTGTGCATACTAAGACGCGTTTATTAGTGAGGTAACCTGCTGTAACTTGTGGTAGTAATTAAAGACACTTAGACCTCTGGGGATATGCAtacatggatggatgaatgcAGAGCAGTGGTCCTCAATCCTGGAACAGGTAGATGCAAGCAGGTTTATTGCTGTAACTGAAATCATCTTGCATTTCAGCTCATGAGATGACCAGAGAACAAATCAGTAAGGCTCGACCTTCCCAATGACTAGAACAATGTGTAAAAGTGTCCTCAAAAATCGTGAACAAAAACTATCAAACCAAATAATGACAAACTACTTGCACAAAACTTGaacatttcatttcagacaTAAGGACAACAGTGTTGCTCTAATTCAAATCAGTGGTGTGTACACCAGTGATTTTAATCAAGAAAGTGGAGTCCATCAGTCTCAACGtcgtaaaataaaaaactgtccACCTGATGGATACAGTTTGTCCAAGTATAATATATTATAGTAGATTAGGTCAGTGTGGCTTTGGTTCCCTCAGCTCAGCATGGTGTTGGCAGATGCTACTGACTCAGGAAACGCTATCCTGGACAAAGATCAATGTCTTTAAGGAGAGAATAGTAATACTTCAATATGCCAATAGGTCTTATTTATTTAAGACAACATTGTAAAAAGCTCAAGCTACTCGAGATGGAGTGTGTCCATCCCGTGTCCATGTGTGTAGAACAtgcaacaaacaaaaagacacaaTTTTTCAATTCTTTACATTTATTAAGAATGTAAAAAGAACAGCAAGGTATGTATCCTTCTTAGACATAATGAAAAATCTAAACAGGGGATGACTCTAGGAAGAATGAGTGAACAGGAGTGCTGATTTAGAATAAGTTTGCTAGAGCACAAATACAAGGATGGAATAATAGCAGAAACTGAAGGCAATAACTGTGGTAAACAGGAGAAAAGGGTTGATTTCAAATGATGGAAATTGTGAGTGGatataaaaaaatggaaaatccGCTCCCCAGATTAAGCCTGACCAAGAGGCCACTAGAAGCATATTCTGGATCAACACTCCTATTTTAAGAAACTTGTTGTAAAGGGGCCAAAATCAACAGGTGAATGTGGAAAGAACAGACCAAAgagaaaagcaaagaaaggggAACATATCCCTCCTCAGTCCTTCCTCAGTGGTACAGTCTGCTCACTGATGCCCTCCTTAGTGATGATGCAGACCCGCAGGGCATCTCCGGTGTAGACATCTCTCTCTGCGGCTGAGATGAAAACATCTTTGACCAGCTGAACGGCCTTTTCCTGAGTCAGAGGAACATGCTGTACACCCTCCATGTTCTTGAAACCAATCTGTGGAAGGACGTGTTGGAAAGAGAGACCGACGTAAGCATCCCTTTGTAAGGAAACTTGGTTGGAGCACTGCATTGTCTGAATACCTgatgagtagggttgggtaccgttcacATTTCAACTGATACTGGTACCTGGATTTCAGTACccttttcagtattttgctatatttatttatttatttatttatttatatattttacaatttcagttgtaaaaaatTAAGTCCAAACTTCTCAATttcaaaattgttaaaattagaacattttgttatttagAACATTCTACACCTTACAAAAAATAAGGACGAGttaggtacccaaccctactgatGACATAAACATAGTGGGATTATGGAAACAAAAGGTCAGCATGCAATGGGTAATATTTACCTGGTTGTCCAGAAGTGGCTGTAGCATGGCACTTGCCGATCCTCCGGCCTTGTAGGTGTCTCTCTGGTAGGAGCCCACTGGGTCAAAACTGTACACTGCTCCCTTGCCTACATTAGAAATAtgaaagattacaaataaaaactgTTATTACAAAGAACATAgtcaaaactttaaaaacttccaaaaaacacaaacttaGCGTGTGATACAATGAAGCACAATATCAGGCAACATTCCCTGTCCCCTACAATCATCACATACAAGAAACATAGCTACAGCCTAAACATGTAGCTCCAGAGCATACAATCCAGAGCGTATGCATACAAAAGTGACACATTTACTTAATGTCAGCAGCATTGAAGTACATACCATGTTCATCCAGTCCTCCGATGATGTTGTAGACGTAGTAGGGGAAGAACCTCCTGCCGTACAGGATGGTGGACAACATGGCTGCGATGGCGCCGCTGGTCATTATCTTATTGTTCGAGTGTTTGTACATCTGAGAGAGGGGCAGGGTGTTAGTAACAATTAAGTAACCTGCGACATCCACTGTAGATCTTTTGTAGGGGTGCAGGACGCAATTCACTTAAAGAAAAGTAACAAGGATGATGTCCTTATTGTTAATTGTGACACTGGACATTATTAGAGATAGATATTTTACTGTAAGAGATTTTTAGGATAATTCtgattgaaaacaaaaaaatataaaatgtcatcattaAGGACAACAAGGCACATCAGAATATCTGCCTTATGTCAACTCTGTCTTGGATACCATTACGAACAACAGACACTGGTGTGCAAGCAGAGGCAGGACAGTCAGCAGAATTAGATCATTTttaaagccgcctacacatgtgCCACTGTTTTCCTTCAGGATGAGACTAAAGAGAGAAAAACCTTTCTGCACCTTTAGTCTGGCATCAATGATTTTCGTCAGAGTCAAGCAGTCGCCATGAAAACCGCTGCAGCCAATGACAGTTGTGTCTGTCCTGTGAGGGGAAgaagcacacaaaaaaacagtgacaaTCAGCATACTGAAATGTTCAACTGGTTTAAGATTCATGTAGCTATTAAGTGATTTTAGATACCAACTGGTGCTTTGCTAAAGCTAGTCGCTGAGCACAGAGCAGGAACCAACTACACTCCCCATCGTAAAAGAGTATCTGAGCAGACCTGCAGTGACTTCAGCGGTTGCACTCCAAATGTAACTGATAAAAGGCTTTTAATACATTCACACAGAACTATGAAAGTAATAGGTGATGGACCAGCTAAAGATTGACATGTGGTGTCTTGATACCGGCCGATCTACCCTTCATTGTTAGTGGAGTTAAGTGACGGTGCAAACTTACAGCTTGTAGCATTTTGGTGAGTCGCGGCTGTGGATTGAGTAGCCTTCACTCAGCCTGGTGTCTGAGGCTACGATGGCGAAGTCTTCCCCAGCAACAGCTAGTACGGTTCTAGGGAGGGAAC
This sequence is a window from Perca flavescens isolate YP-PL-M2 chromosome 1, PFLA_1.0, whole genome shotgun sequence. Protein-coding genes within it:
- the psmb1 gene encoding proteasome subunit beta type-1: MLSSHTFEDPGKMRDYHYTGPVEHRFSPYSFNGGTVLAVAGEDFAIVASDTRLSEGYSIHSRDSPKCYKLTDTTVIGCSGFHGDCLTLTKIIDARLKMYKHSNNKIMTSGAIAAMLSTILYGRRFFPYYVYNIIGGLDEHGKGAVYSFDPVGSYQRDTYKAGGSASAMLQPLLDNQIGFKNMEGVQHVPLTQEKAVQLVKDVFISAAERDVYTGDALRVCIITKEGISEQTVPLRKD